A single genomic interval of Verrucomicrobiota bacterium harbors:
- a CDS encoding PEP-CTERM sorting domain-containing protein, with protein MTSLFKIPGLLAIAITVLSTASEAAEHRDSKDQKVLFIGNSFTYGGGSAVQYYRTKSVTDLNDSGKGGVPALFKAFTVQAGLDFDVYHELIGGSGIDRHLAEKSDVLAKSWDQVVMHGFSTLDRNKPGDPAVLVSSAKQMAELLHKQNSKVNIRLEATWSRADQTYPEKGHWHGKTIDVMAKDVRAAYNLAADSSPFIGGVIPVGEAWNRAMATGVADPNPYDGIAFGQVDLWTHDHYHGGTYGYYLSALVVFGELTGLDPRSLGEGERCAFELGVSKTQAAALQQVAFDELSAAESARVLKKFQPVALSR; from the coding sequence ATGACTTCGCTGTTCAAAATTCCAGGTCTTCTCGCAATCGCAATAACTGTACTTTCAACTGCCTCTGAAGCTGCGGAGCATCGTGACTCAAAAGACCAGAAGGTTTTGTTTATAGGTAACAGTTTTACCTATGGAGGCGGATCGGCCGTTCAGTATTACCGAACGAAATCGGTGACTGATCTCAACGATAGTGGTAAGGGAGGTGTTCCGGCGCTGTTCAAAGCTTTTACGGTTCAGGCCGGACTGGATTTTGATGTGTATCACGAATTGATTGGCGGGTCTGGAATTGATCGTCATTTGGCCGAGAAATCAGACGTCTTGGCCAAGTCTTGGGATCAGGTGGTTATGCATGGTTTCAGCACTCTCGATCGGAATAAGCCGGGCGATCCAGCTGTCTTGGTCTCGTCGGCCAAACAAATGGCGGAGCTACTTCATAAACAGAACTCCAAGGTGAATATTCGTTTGGAGGCTACCTGGTCACGTGCCGATCAAACCTATCCTGAGAAAGGTCATTGGCATGGCAAAACAATCGACGTTATGGCGAAAGATGTAAGGGCAGCTTACAATCTCGCCGCAGACAGTTCGCCGTTTATTGGCGGAGTGATTCCTGTAGGTGAAGCGTGGAACCGAGCCATGGCAACCGGAGTTGCCGATCCTAATCCCTATGATGGCATTGCTTTTGGTCAGGTCGACCTTTGGACTCATGATCATTACCATGGAGGAACCTATGGATACTACCTGTCCGCATTGGTGGTTTTCGGAGAACTCACCGGACTTGACCCAAGGTCACTCGGAGAAGGCGAACGGTGCGCGTTCGAGTTGGGCGTATCCAAAACACAGGCTGCTGCCCTTCAACAGGTCGCCTTCGACGAACTTTCAGCAGCTGAATCGGCCCGCGTATTGAAGAAGTTCCAGCCAGTCGCTTTATCGCGATAG
- a CDS encoding MFS transporter, translating to MSSPESNITTLIDQQKMTAIQYATILICFLMNMLDGMDVLVIAFTAASISEEWGVSPQALGVVFSAALIGMTMGALFIAPQADRIGRKAIILGCAVLMGVSVFATSFAETVNQLMLLRFISGLGIGSMLASVSTLASEYAPNKSKDFWVSLVMGGYPVGAVFAGLIAAEIIPAMGWRGMFQFAGIATLVTIPLVLFFLSESLEYLVKKRPRNALKKINRILERMQIPAFNTLPHIKETAKAGSVSSLLKGELKAQTLLLWLAFFMAFATLYFLLSWIPKLTTAAGMPERLGIYSGTVFNLGSFVGIVALGGMAVKIGLRKTILIFLGSAAVLMMVFGNFSGSAMVLVMFGVIGFAMQGGFVGLYPVAARLYPAEIRTTGVGWAIGAGRLGAILGPIVAGQLVGAGFTIATNFIIFAIPCIIAGMAAMAIKSNNVS from the coding sequence ATGTCTTCTCCCGAATCTAATATTACTACCCTCATCGACCAACAGAAAATGACGGCAATACAATATGCCACCATTCTCATTTGCTTTTTGATGAATATGCTGGATGGCATGGACGTGCTGGTAATCGCATTCACCGCTGCTTCCATCAGTGAAGAATGGGGAGTGAGCCCACAAGCTCTGGGTGTCGTTTTCAGCGCGGCTCTGATCGGGATGACCATGGGTGCGCTGTTCATTGCACCTCAGGCGGACAGGATTGGCCGAAAGGCCATTATTTTGGGGTGCGCTGTTCTTATGGGCGTTAGCGTTTTTGCCACCTCCTTCGCAGAAACGGTCAATCAACTCATGCTCTTGCGGTTCATTAGTGGCCTGGGAATAGGCAGTATGTTGGCAAGTGTTTCGACACTGGCATCAGAATATGCTCCCAATAAAAGCAAAGACTTTTGGGTTAGCCTGGTAATGGGTGGTTATCCTGTTGGAGCTGTTTTTGCAGGCCTGATTGCGGCTGAGATTATTCCAGCGATGGGCTGGCGAGGAATGTTTCAGTTCGCCGGTATCGCCACTCTGGTGACAATCCCGCTCGTTCTGTTTTTCCTGTCCGAATCCCTGGAATACCTGGTTAAAAAAAGGCCTCGGAATGCCTTGAAAAAAATCAACCGGATTCTCGAAAGAATGCAGATTCCTGCATTCAACACATTGCCTCACATCAAGGAAACAGCAAAAGCAGGTTCTGTTTCCAGTTTGTTAAAGGGAGAACTAAAAGCCCAAACACTCTTACTTTGGTTGGCCTTCTTTATGGCCTTTGCCACTCTGTATTTTCTCCTGAGCTGGATTCCAAAGCTGACCACTGCAGCTGGTATGCCGGAGCGCTTGGGTATATATTCAGGAACCGTTTTTAATTTAGGTTCGTTTGTAGGAATTGTCGCTTTGGGAGGGATGGCCGTTAAAATTGGTTTGCGAAAAACTATTCTTATTTTTCTAGGAAGCGCTGCGGTCCTGATGATGGTATTTGGAAACTTCTCAGGCTCCGCAATGGTGTTGGTAATGTTTGGTGTAATTGGCTTCGCGATGCAGGGTGGTTTTGTGGGATTGTATCCAGTAGCTGCTCGACTGTATCCAGCGGAAATAAGGACTACGGGTGTAGGCTGGGCCATCGGAGCCGGTCGGTTGGGTGCAATCCTTGGGCCCATTGTTGCCGGTCAACTGGTTGGCGCAGGTTTTACTATCGCAACGAACTTTATTATATTTGCGATCCCCTGCATCATCGCAGGAATGGCAGCTATGGCCATCAAATCCAATAACGTAAGTTAA